The sequence CAGCGTCAGGCCGAACGCCGCGATGACGCCGACGGCCAGAATCGTCTGGACGAGCGCTCGGCGGCCGAGTTTCGACGTCTCTTTGGGCATCGTTCGTTAGATCGACCCGCCAGCCACGCCGCCCGCGCGACGCCATCTCGGCCCCGCACTACCGGACGTTACGTCCAACGCTCTGATCGCGAGGTCGTACGGTGAGCTGTGGCAGCAGGTGTGGCCGTCGAAACGCTCAGCTCCAGCGACTGGGCGCAGTGGATGGGCGCGTTGGCGGCGGGCGTGGCGTGCGGGGCCGTCTCGCCCTTGGTCGTCCAGCGACGCTGGGCCTTTCTGGGCGAGGCAATCGGGCACAGCGGCTACGGCGGGGCGGGCGTGGTCTGGCTCTTGGCGGCATTGCTGCCGGGCGTGGCGATCCTGCAGTCGGTCGAGGCGGCCATGGCCGGCGTGTTGCTGGCGGCGCTGGCGGTCGCCGTCGGCATCGGACTCGTCGGCGGCGGCGACAACGAGCCCGACCGACACCATCGACAGCGACGCACCGACTTCGACGTCGTCGTCGGGCTCTTCCTCGTCGGCACACTCGCGCTCGGACTCCTCGCCAGTCGGCTGTACGAGGTCCGGCTCGGCGCACGACCCGCGCGGGCCGACTCGCTGCTCTTCGGCGGCGGCGTCTCGACCGTCGGCATCACCGAGGCCGCACTCACACTCGCCGTCGCGTTGGCCGTGGCAGTCGGGCTGCGGCTCTACCGACGCGAGGTGCTGGCGTGGTCGATCGACCCGACCAACGCTCGGCTCTCCGGACTGGCCGGAAGCGGCACACGCCTGGCCGTCCTCGTCGCCGTCGCCGCCTCGGCCGCGCTGGCCGCAAGGCTGACCGGGGCGATCCTCGTAACCGCATTGCTCGTCCTCCCCGGCGCGACAGCGACGCGCTGCGGCCGAACGCTGCGATCCGTATGGCTCATCAGCCTTGCCACATCCGCGGGTGCAGTTGCGTCGTCGGTCCTGCTCAAGGCATGGCTGCCACCGGGCCCGACGGTGGTCGTGGTCCTGATCGCTGCGTTTGGTGCGGGCGTGCTGGCAGGTCGTCGCTCGTGACGGTGCTCGTCGCACTGCGCACAGCGACAACTGACGCCAATCTTGTCCCGTTCAGAGTGAGCCGCCCGCGTCAGCGGGCGCTTGCCGTGGGACCGATCGCTCGCTGACACGAGCGGCTTCCTTGATGCGTCGAGGTGTCGGTTTGAGCAGCGACCGTTGCTCGATAGAACGTGAAAACGCTTCGTTTTCCCGAGGAAAACGTCGTGCTGAAGCACGACCTACGCGAAGGTGGCTTCGGACGGCTCAGTCATCGTCGTCGTAGTCATCATCCTCGTCGTCGTACTCATCGTCGTAGTCGTCGTCCTCTTCTTCGTCCTCGTCGTCGAAGTCATCCTCGTCTTCTTCGTCGTCGTAGTCGTCGTCTTCGTCATCGAGGTCGTCGTCATCCTCTTCCTCATCGAGCGTGAGGGCACTGGGCACCGGGCCTTCGACGATTTCCGGATAGATCGCGACGGGTTTGAGCTCGACGAGAATCGGACAGGCCGCCTCGTCGGCTTCGGGCGTGAGGTCGGCGGGCTCTCGGACGACAAGGTCGGACACGGGCGACTCCTTCGACTGGCAGAAGATCGGGAGAACGAACACCTTCCGCCTCGAACGGAAGACGTGCCGCG is a genomic window of Planctomycetota bacterium containing:
- a CDS encoding metal ABC transporter permease, whose amino-acid sequence is MAAGVAVETLSSSDWAQWMGALAAGVACGAVSPLVVQRRWAFLGEAIGHSGYGGAGVVWLLAALLPGVAILQSVEAAMAGVLLAALAVAVGIGLVGGGDNEPDRHHRQRRTDFDVVVGLFLVGTLALGLLASRLYEVRLGARPARADSLLFGGGVSTVGITEAALTLAVALAVAVGLRLYRREVLAWSIDPTNARLSGLAGSGTRLAVLVAVAASAALAARLTGAILVTALLVLPGATATRCGRTLRSVWLISLATSAGAVASSVLLKAWLPPGPTVVVVLIAAFGAGVLAGRRS